The Sesamum indicum cultivar Zhongzhi No. 13 unplaced genomic scaffold, S_indicum_v1.0 C00519, whole genome shotgun sequence genome contains a region encoding:
- the LOC105155187 gene encoding pentatricopeptide repeat-containing protein At1g63330-like, giving the protein MYSCTLYSLPARKRLSFLSHLMGVSTSCCAAQDADFSSDDSVAPELCGYSELQQRMQRHATSGSIKKALETLNFMRDSIPGKPTVYDYNSMIRCYFRSGNVVLDELFEVYIGMKRSGPIPNLLTYQTLLNGIISGGALKVAILVMEEMVATGFWPSYTILSKLFKKLLKVESVVDAALVLEIMLNVNCSPSQYDLSALIQGLCRTGMVQKAYLVFLALLTKGYFCGGCIYNPILWTFCKSEQSYAALAFFGLLEKKGFVPSVYSYTALVYAFSKERLWDEAFHLLDEMENVGCKPSLVTYTVVVKFLCDDGKVDEALSLLRRMEEKGCDPDLVAYNIVLRELCHQGRVVEIGDLVRVIDQKGLSPDMYTHAALAGGMLKRGKVEIANKLLLDIILRDCAVDDVIYNIYLHSVCLNDGAREALSMMQSMVENGFRPTNVSYNTILKGLCKEEHMDEALALFDSANWPTNGPDLISFNTMLSAACKLGDSSMIRRILWRMEYEGIRFDTVSSTCLIQYYCKIGKITECLNLVESMVIKGPPPNTITFNTLLIGLCKNRLLGMAEKMFNYFKEIGVSPNTTTYNILMRASIREGNDLLVYELSRDMYSWKLKPDVGTYGCFIYSICKGGKISLALHLRDQLRENGIAPNIFIYNTIMKAMFMRGLFWEIISLFKHMAMDGCEPNEGSFLMLRQAKLNGWMKGFPRAVQVLEFVMRGNLF; this is encoded by the coding sequence ATGTATTCTTGCACCCTGTATTCCTTACCCGCAAGAAAAAGATTGTCTTTTCTATCCCACTTGATGGGCGTTTCCACTTCTTGTTGTGCTGCTCAAGATGCTGACTTTTCATCAGACGATAGCGTGGCGCCGGAGTTATGTGGTTATAGTGAGCTGCAGCAGAGAATGCAGAGGCACGCGACCTCAGGTAGCATAAAAAAAGCTCTTGAGACGCTGAATTTCATGAGGGATAGTATTCCGGGGAAACCGACTGTTTACGACTATAATTCCATGATTAGATGCTATTTCAGGTCGGGAAATGTGGTGCTTGATGAGTTGTTTGAGGTGTATATTGGGATGAAAAGATCAGGGCCTATTCCGAATTTGTTGACTTATCAGACGCTTTTGAATGGGATTATTTCTGGTGGCGCGTTGaaagttgcaattttggtcatgGAGGAAATGGTGGCAACTGGGTTTTGGCCATCCTACACCATTTTGTCGAAGTTGTTCAAGAAGCTGTTGAAAGTAGAAAGTGTGGTGGATGCTGCTCTGGTGCTTGAAATTATGTTGAATGTCAATTGCAGCCCGAGTCAGTATGATTTAAGTGCCTTAATCCAGGGCCTTTGTAGAACTGGGATGGTTCAAAAGGCATATTTGGTATTCTTGGCACTATTGACGAAGGGATACTTTTGCGGAGGATGTATTTACAATCCCATACTATGGACTTTTTGTAAGTCAGAGCAGAGTTATGCTGCTTTAGCATTTTTCGGTTTGTTAGAAAAGAAGGGTTTTGTGCCATCTGTTTACTCATATACTGCCTTGGTTTATGCTTTTAGTAAGGAAAGGCTATGGGATGAAGCTTTTCATTTGTTGGATGAAATGGAAAATGTTGGTTGTAAGCCTAGTCTGGTAACTTATACTGTAGTTGTAAAGTTTCTCTGTGATGATGGGAAAGTCGATGAGGCGCTAAGCCTTTTGAGGAGGATGGAAGAGAAAGGATGTGATCCTGACTTGGTTGCATACAATATAGTTCTCCGGGAACTTTGCCATCAAGGTAGGGTTGTTGAAATTGGTGATCTTGTTCGAGTTATTGATCAAAAGGGTTTGTCACCTGACATGTATACTCATGCCGCTTTGGCTGGAGGCATGTTGAAAAGGGGCAAGGTGGAGATTGCCAATAAGCTGTTGCTGGACATTATTTTAAGGGACTGCGCTGTTGATgatgtcatttataatatatatctgcATTCCGTGTGCTTGAATGACGGTGCGAGAGAAGCTTTATCCATGATGCAGAGTATGGTGGAGAACGGTTTTAGACCCACTAATGTATCATACAACACAATCCTGAAGGGATTATGCAAGGAGGAACACATGGATGAAGCTCTAGCCTTATTTGACAGTGCCAACTGGCCTACCAATGGGCCTGATTTGATTTCCTTCAATACTATGCTGTCTGCTGCATGTAAACTGGGAGATTCATCCATGATAAGGCGGATTTTGTGGCGGATGGAATATGAAGGAATAAGATTTGATACTGTGAGTTCAACATGTCTGATTCAGTATTATTGTAAAATTGGGAAAATCACGGAATGCTTGAACCTTGTGGAGTCCATGGTGATTAAGGGTCCACCACCTAATACAATCACTTTTAACACTCTCCTTATTGGCCTATGCAAGAATCGACTACTTGGAATGGCAGAGAAAATGTTCAACTATTTCAAAGAAATTGGAGTTTCACCTAACACGActacatataatattctaaTGCGAGCTTCCATACGAGAAGGCAATGATTTACTGGTATATGAGCTTTCAAGGGACATGTATAGCTGGAAATTGAAGCCGGATGTTGGCACCTATGGTTGCTTCATTTATAGCATTTGTAAAGGAGGCAAGATCTCACTTGCCCTTCATCTTAGAGACCAATTGCGTGAGAATGGAATTGctcctaatatttttatttacaatacaaTAATGAAAGCCATGTTCATGAGAGGGTTGTTTTGGGAAATCATCTCTCTTTTTAAACACATGGCCATGGATGGCTGTGAACCCAATGAAGGTTCTTTTCTTATGTTGAGACAAGCAAAGCTAAACGGTTGGATGAAGGGTTTTCCTAGAGCTGTACAAGTTTTAGAGTTTGTCATGCGTGGTAACTTGTTCTGA